A portion of the Pseudomonas sp. PSE14 genome contains these proteins:
- the speB gene encoding agmatinase: MAKHGYESGRLNLPFVGHCTFAKSPICTDWNAIDADVAILGAPNDMGTQWRSGARFGPRGIREASTLFSFGHSGAYDHEDDATYLTEDQVRMVDVGDADIVHTDMETSNANIESAVRQILASGAMPVVLGGDHSIHAPVIKAFEGRGPIHIVHFDAHLDFVDERHGVRFGHGNPLRRASEMDHIVGMTQMGIRNVSSSNRADYDAARDAGSQILSVRDVRRLGCDAVVDMIPQDRNYYITIDIDGFDPSIAPGTGTPSHGGFQYYEVLEIIQALAKRSHGRIVGMDLVEVAPAYDPAGVTSILAAQLLMNSIGFIFHARAQVR, encoded by the coding sequence ATGGCAAAGCACGGTTATGAATCCGGCCGTCTGAACCTGCCCTTCGTCGGGCACTGCACGTTCGCCAAGTCGCCCATCTGCACCGACTGGAACGCCATCGACGCCGACGTCGCCATCCTCGGCGCACCGAACGACATGGGCACCCAGTGGCGCTCCGGCGCCCGCTTCGGACCGCGGGGCATCCGCGAGGCATCCACGCTGTTCTCCTTCGGCCACTCCGGCGCCTATGACCACGAAGACGACGCCACCTACCTGACCGAAGACCAGGTGCGCATGGTGGACGTGGGCGATGCCGACATCGTGCACACCGACATGGAAACCAGTAACGCCAATATCGAATCCGCCGTACGGCAGATCCTCGCGTCCGGCGCCATGCCGGTGGTGCTGGGCGGCGACCACTCGATCCACGCGCCGGTGATCAAGGCCTTCGAAGGGCGCGGCCCGATCCACATCGTGCACTTCGATGCGCACCTGGACTTCGTCGACGAGCGCCACGGCGTGCGCTTCGGCCACGGCAACCCGCTGCGCCGCGCCTCGGAGATGGACCATATCGTCGGCATGACCCAGATGGGCATCCGCAACGTGTCCTCGTCCAACCGCGCCGACTACGACGCCGCCCGCGACGCCGGCTCGCAGATCCTCTCGGTGCGCGATGTACGCCGCCTGGGCTGCGACGCAGTGGTGGACATGATCCCCCAGGACCGCAACTACTACATCACCATCGACATCGATGGCTTCGACCCGTCCATCGCGCCGGGCACCGGCACCCCCAGCCACGGCGGCTTCCAGTACTACGAGGTGCTGGAAATCATCCAGGCGCTGGCCAAGCGCAGCCACGGCCGCATCGTCGGCATGGACCTGGTGGAAGTCGCGCCGGCCTATGACCCCGCCGGTGTCACCTCGATCCTCGCCGCGCAACTGCTGATGAACAGCATCGGCTTCATCTTCCACGCCCGCGCCCAGGTTCGCTGA